One Azospirillum sp. B510 genomic window carries:
- the gpmI gene encoding 2,3-bisphosphoglycerate-independent phosphoglycerate mutase, with protein sequence MTETNRPRPVVLCILDGWGYREERSDNAIALGETPNWDRLWSAEPTAFLDASEEEVGLPKGQMGNSEVGHMNLGAGRVVMQDLVMIDHAIVEGDLERNAALNDLVKTMHRTGGRVHLMGLLSPGGVHSHQDHIAALAGVLSREGVPVAVHAFTDGRDVPPQSAKDQVAEFMADVFEMPGVEVATVIGRYYAMDRDKRWDRVAKAYAAMTKAEGEHAADPIQAIERSYAADKHDEFILPTVIGDYAGMKDGDAILMANFRADRAREILAAYVEKDFDGFPVAGAPTLAAVVGMVEYSSALAKLMTTIFPPKSLTKVLGEVVSEAGMKQLRIAETEKYPHVTFFFNGGEERVYDGEDRILVPSPKVATYDLQPEMSASEVTDKLVGAIDSGKYDLIVVNFANPDMVGHSGMLDAAIKAVQAVDVSVGKVEAAVRRAGGTMLVTADHGNCELMKDPETGGPHTAHTLDKVPLIMINGPAGARIGSGRLADIAPTLLDLLGLPKPVEMTGRNLLVRDAARAAAE encoded by the coding sequence ATGACCGAGACCAACCGACCCCGCCCCGTCGTCCTCTGCATCCTGGACGGTTGGGGCTATCGCGAGGAGCGGTCCGACAACGCGATCGCGCTGGGCGAGACCCCGAACTGGGACCGCCTGTGGTCGGCCGAACCGACGGCCTTCCTCGACGCCAGCGAGGAGGAGGTCGGCCTGCCCAAGGGCCAGATGGGCAACTCCGAGGTCGGCCACATGAATCTCGGCGCCGGCCGGGTCGTCATGCAGGACCTCGTCATGATCGACCATGCCATCGTCGAGGGCGATCTGGAGCGCAACGCCGCGCTGAACGATCTGGTCAAGACCATGCACAGGACCGGCGGGCGCGTCCATCTGATGGGCCTGCTGTCGCCGGGCGGCGTCCACTCGCACCAGGACCACATCGCGGCGCTGGCCGGCGTGCTGTCGCGCGAGGGCGTTCCGGTGGCGGTCCATGCCTTCACCGACGGCCGCGACGTTCCGCCGCAGAGCGCCAAGGATCAGGTCGCCGAGTTCATGGCCGACGTCTTCGAGATGCCGGGCGTCGAGGTGGCGACCGTCATCGGCCGCTACTACGCCATGGACCGCGACAAGCGCTGGGACCGCGTCGCCAAGGCCTATGCGGCGATGACCAAGGCGGAGGGCGAGCATGCCGCCGACCCGATCCAGGCGATCGAGCGGAGCTATGCCGCCGACAAGCATGACGAGTTCATCCTGCCGACGGTGATCGGCGATTACGCCGGCATGAAGGACGGCGACGCCATCCTGATGGCCAATTTCCGCGCCGACCGCGCCCGCGAGATCCTGGCGGCCTATGTCGAGAAGGATTTCGACGGCTTCCCGGTGGCCGGCGCGCCGACGCTGGCCGCCGTGGTCGGCATGGTCGAATATTCGTCGGCGCTGGCCAAGCTGATGACCACCATCTTTCCGCCGAAATCCCTGACCAAGGTGCTTGGCGAGGTGGTTTCCGAGGCCGGAATGAAGCAGCTGCGCATCGCCGAGACCGAGAAGTATCCGCACGTCACCTTCTTCTTCAATGGCGGCGAGGAGCGGGTCTATGACGGCGAGGACCGCATCCTGGTGCCGTCGCCGAAGGTCGCCACCTATGATCTCCAGCCGGAGATGTCGGCTTCCGAGGTGACCGACAAGCTGGTCGGCGCCATCGATTCGGGCAAATACGACCTGATCGTCGTCAACTTCGCCAACCCGGACATGGTCGGCCACAGCGGCATGCTGGACGCCGCCATCAAGGCGGTCCAGGCGGTCGATGTCAGCGTCGGCAAGGTCGAGGCGGCGGTGCGCCGCGCCGGCGGCACCATGCTGGTCACCGCCGACCATGGCAATTGCGAGCTGATGAAGGACCCGGAGACCGGCGGCCCGCATACCGCCCACACGCTGGACAAGGTTCCGCTGATCATGATCAACGGCCCGGCCGGCGCCCGGATCGGGAGCGGCCGTCTGGCCGACATCGCTCCGACGCTGCTGGATCTGCTGGGCCTGCCGAAGCCGGTGGAGATGACCGGCCGCAACCTGCTGGTCCGCGACGCCGCCCGCGCCGCGGCGGAATAA
- a CDS encoding S41 family peptidase, with amino-acid sequence MRMIKRAATAAALVFLGAGVATVTAQSSNSSDTYRQLNLFGDVFERVRAEYVEPVTDEQLIEAAINGMLTSLDPHSSYLNKKSFQDMQVQTRGEFGGLGIEVTMENGLVKVVSPIDDTPAFRAGLQPGDLIVQLNGEAVMGLSLNEAVEKMRGPVGSELKVTVRRGEAGEPFTVSLTRAVIKVQSVRFRTEGNVGYIRITSFNEQTQSGLEKAIASIQQQLGDKVQGYVLDLRNNPGGLLDQAVSVSDTFLEKGEIVSTRGRRAEEGTRFNAKPGDLIKGQPMVVLINGGSASASEIVAGALQDHKRAIIMGTQSFGKGSVQTIIPLPGHGAMRLTTARYYTPSGRSIQQLGITPDIEVHVAKVEDLDRNIVRRREADLKGALVNPDTGNKAPRPATTSPAAPGTPAAPNPAAPAPAPGAGAAPAAPGTAPGSTPAAAPADGTAAEGTAEPPFDFQLARALDLLRGVALFQQQRASAR; translated from the coding sequence ATGAGGATGATCAAGCGTGCCGCCACGGCGGCAGCTCTGGTGTTTCTGGGCGCCGGCGTCGCCACCGTCACCGCGCAGTCCAGCAATTCGTCGGATACCTACCGGCAGCTGAACCTGTTCGGCGACGTCTTCGAGCGCGTTCGCGCCGAATATGTCGAGCCGGTGACCGACGAGCAGCTGATCGAGGCGGCGATCAACGGGATGCTGACCTCGCTCGACCCGCATTCCAGCTATCTGAACAAGAAAAGCTTCCAGGATATGCAGGTCCAGACCCGCGGCGAGTTCGGCGGGCTTGGCATCGAGGTGACGATGGAGAACGGCCTGGTGAAGGTCGTCTCCCCCATCGACGACACCCCGGCCTTCCGCGCCGGTTTGCAGCCGGGCGACCTGATCGTCCAGCTGAACGGCGAGGCGGTGATGGGCCTCAGCCTGAACGAGGCGGTCGAGAAGATGCGCGGGCCCGTCGGCAGCGAGCTGAAGGTCACCGTCCGCCGCGGCGAGGCGGGAGAGCCCTTCACCGTGTCGTTGACCCGCGCCGTCATCAAGGTGCAGTCGGTCCGTTTCCGCACCGAGGGCAATGTCGGCTACATCCGCATCACCAGCTTCAACGAGCAGACCCAGAGCGGGCTCGAAAAGGCGATCGCCAGCATCCAGCAGCAGTTGGGCGACAAGGTGCAGGGCTATGTCCTGGATCTGCGCAACAATCCGGGCGGCCTGCTCGACCAGGCGGTCTCGGTCTCCGACACCTTCCTGGAGAAGGGCGAGATCGTGTCGACCCGTGGCCGCCGGGCGGAGGAGGGCACCCGCTTCAACGCCAAGCCGGGCGACCTGATCAAGGGCCAGCCGATGGTGGTGCTGATCAATGGCGGTTCGGCCTCGGCCTCGGAAATCGTCGCCGGCGCGTTGCAGGACCACAAGCGCGCGATCATCATGGGCACCCAGAGCTTCGGCAAGGGATCGGTGCAGACCATCATCCCGCTGCCCGGCCATGGCGCCATGCGGCTGACCACGGCGCGCTACTACACGCCGTCGGGCCGTTCAATCCAGCAGCTTGGCATCACCCCGGACATCGAGGTGCATGTCGCCAAGGTGGAGGATCTGGACAGGAACATCGTCCGCCGCCGCGAGGCCGACCTGAAGGGGGCTCTGGTCAACCCCGATACGGGCAACAAGGCGCCGCGTCCGGCCACCACCAGCCCGGCGGCTCCCGGCACGCCGGCCGCGCCTAATCCGGCGGCGCCGGCCCCCGCTCCGGGCGCCGGCGCGGCCCCGGCCGCTCCCGGAACCGCTCCGGGATCGACCCCGGCCGCGGCTCCGGCGGATGGTACCGCGGCCGAGGGGACGGCGGAGCCGCCCTTCGACTTCCAGCTAGCCCGCGCGCTGGATCTGCTGCGCGGCGTCGCCCTGTTCCAGCAACAGCGCGCCTCGGCGCGCTGA
- a CDS encoding HAD family hydrolase, giving the protein MTGPRSPIRAILWDIDGTLMDSEPWHQRITVEVCRGYGHELSEEDCRRMHGVAFREIYAALHARRPFPIDLHAWADEINAQYVARVDQVRPREGAFALVEAFAARGLAQACVSNGGRMIVDANMRAMSIPHFRFSIAREDVANGKPHPEPYLLAAKMLGLPPESCAVIEDSPTGARSAKAAGMLTIAWPQHPAVVFDAVDHLVEDPGTLDWDALCG; this is encoded by the coding sequence ATGACCGGCCCCCGGAGCCCGATCCGCGCCATCCTGTGGGATATCGACGGCACGCTGATGGACAGCGAGCCCTGGCATCAGCGGATCACCGTCGAGGTCTGTCGCGGCTATGGTCATGAATTGAGCGAGGAGGATTGCCGGCGGATGCACGGCGTCGCCTTCCGCGAGATCTATGCCGCCCTGCATGCCCGCCGCCCCTTCCCCATCGACCTGCATGCCTGGGCCGACGAGATCAACGCGCAGTATGTCGCCCGCGTCGATCAGGTGCGTCCGCGCGAAGGCGCCTTCGCCCTGGTCGAGGCCTTCGCCGCCCGCGGATTGGCCCAGGCCTGCGTGTCCAATGGTGGGCGCATGATCGTCGACGCGAACATGCGCGCGATGTCGATCCCGCATTTCCGCTTCAGCATCGCCCGCGAGGATGTCGCCAACGGCAAGCCCCATCCGGAGCCCTACCTGTTGGCGGCGAAGATGCTGGGCCTGCCCCCGGAATCCTGCGCGGTGATCGAGGACAGCCCGACCGGCGCCCGCAGCGCCAAGGCCGCCGGCATGCTGACCATCGCCTGGCCCCAGCACCCCGCCGTGGTCTTCGACGCGGTCGACCATCTGGTCGAGGACCCTGGCACGCTGGATTGGGATGCGCTTTGCGGCTGA
- the proB gene encoding glutamate 5-kinase, which translates to MALDAPTLLESRRLVVKIGSALLVDGETRQIRRDWLDALADDVAACRKRGQEVVIVTSGAVACGREHLGLVGRALKLEEKQAAAATGQIRLAHAYQETLARHDVTVAQVLVTLEDTEERRRHLNARNTIDTLLKLGAVPVINENDTVATAEIRFGDNDRLAARVAQMVSADTLVLLSDIDGLYTADPRKAPDARHIPTVRELTPEIEGMAGEPPPGYSSGGMVTKIAAARVALSAGCRMVIAKGKRMNPLTALEKRPEDGGALCTWFLPSAEPTSARKAWIAGHVNAAGVLVVDDGAMRALSHGASLLPAGVAAVQGEFDRGDVVIVRTQEGREVARGLVAYSADDARKILRHKSTEIPEILGYQGRDEMIHRDDLVVR; encoded by the coding sequence ATGGCGCTTGACGCCCCCACCCTTCTCGAATCCCGCCGGCTGGTCGTGAAGATCGGCTCGGCTCTTCTGGTCGACGGGGAAACCCGGCAAATCCGCCGGGACTGGCTCGACGCGCTGGCCGATGACGTCGCCGCCTGCCGCAAGCGCGGGCAGGAGGTGGTCATCGTCACCTCCGGCGCCGTCGCCTGCGGACGCGAGCATCTTGGTCTCGTCGGCCGGGCGCTGAAGCTGGAGGAGAAGCAGGCGGCCGCCGCCACCGGCCAGATCCGCCTCGCCCACGCCTATCAGGAGACCCTGGCCCGCCACGACGTCACCGTCGCCCAGGTGCTGGTGACGCTGGAGGACACCGAGGAGCGGCGGCGCCACCTCAACGCCCGCAACACCATCGACACGCTGCTGAAGCTGGGTGCCGTTCCCGTCATCAACGAGAACGACACGGTCGCCACCGCGGAAATCCGCTTCGGCGACAATGACCGGCTCGCCGCCCGCGTGGCGCAGATGGTCAGCGCCGACACGCTGGTCCTGCTGTCGGACATCGACGGCCTCTACACCGCCGACCCGCGCAAGGCCCCGGACGCCCGCCACATCCCCACGGTGCGCGAACTGACGCCGGAGATCGAGGGCATGGCCGGCGAGCCGCCCCCCGGCTACAGCAGCGGCGGCATGGTGACCAAGATCGCCGCCGCCCGCGTCGCCCTGTCAGCCGGCTGCCGCATGGTCATCGCCAAGGGCAAGCGCATGAACCCGCTGACGGCGCTGGAGAAGCGGCCGGAGGATGGCGGCGCTCTCTGCACCTGGTTCCTGCCCTCGGCCGAGCCGACCAGCGCCCGCAAGGCCTGGATCGCCGGCCATGTCAACGCCGCCGGCGTGCTGGTGGTCGATGACGGCGCCATGCGCGCCCTGTCCCATGGCGCCAGCCTGCTGCCGGCCGGCGTCGCCGCCGTGCAGGGCGAGTTCGACCGCGGCGACGTGGTGATCGTCCGCACCCAGGAGGGGCGCGAGGTCGCGCGCGGCCTCGTCGCCTACAGCGCCGACGACGCCCGCAAGATCCTGCGCCACAAGAGCACGGAGATCCCGGAGATCCTGGGCTATCAGGGGCGCGACGAGATGATCCACCGCGACGATCTGGTGGTGCGATGA
- a CDS encoding divergent polysaccharide deacetylase family protein: MKLPAPLARLRFDVRGLRPGSGWLSRFRRSGDGAAGVPRKPPSKPLLAAVALVAAIYAGLGGWLALNGDATREAWRASIPSTTVAIAPLPPPPAPEPKAAAPAVPPPLPTDAAPLPLPGAPAAAVTLVPAPVPGLVEDSRNGPLPRIAQDGRKPWQVYARPFPATDKRPRVAIVMSDLGLSGVTTGNALAKLPPGITLAFLPYAERLDDWVERARTKGHEVMLSLPMEPLTYPRDDPGPNALLTMLGPDRNIERLEWSLGKAVGYVGVTSTTGGKFTANPTAMQPVIDALKARGLLLVDSRVNPKSVAGPLAMLAGVPRALGDRVIDRDLSRGAIDDQLRELEELARTNGAAVGFASPYPTTIERLNLWLTALADRGIALAPVSAVVNIQK; this comes from the coding sequence GTGAAGCTTCCCGCCCCGCTCGCTCGTCTGCGGTTCGATGTCCGGGGCCTGCGCCCCGGATCGGGCTGGCTCAGCCGTTTCCGCCGCAGCGGAGACGGGGCGGCGGGCGTGCCGCGCAAGCCGCCGTCGAAACCGCTGCTGGCGGCCGTCGCGCTGGTGGCCGCCATCTATGCCGGGCTTGGCGGCTGGCTGGCGTTGAATGGCGACGCGACTCGGGAGGCCTGGCGGGCGTCCATTCCGTCGACGACGGTGGCGATCGCTCCGCTGCCGCCACCGCCGGCGCCGGAACCCAAGGCCGCCGCGCCGGCGGTGCCGCCGCCGCTGCCGACCGACGCCGCCCCGCTGCCTCTGCCCGGCGCCCCCGCCGCCGCGGTGACGCTGGTCCCGGCCCCGGTGCCGGGATTGGTGGAGGACAGCCGCAACGGCCCGTTGCCGCGCATCGCCCAGGATGGGCGCAAGCCCTGGCAGGTCTATGCCCGGCCTTTCCCGGCCACCGACAAGCGGCCGCGCGTCGCCATCGTCATGTCGGACCTGGGGCTGAGCGGCGTCACCACCGGCAACGCCCTGGCCAAGCTGCCGCCCGGCATCACGCTGGCCTTTCTTCCCTACGCCGAACGGCTGGATGACTGGGTGGAGCGCGCCCGCACCAAGGGGCATGAGGTCATGCTGTCCCTGCCGATGGAGCCGCTGACCTACCCGCGCGACGATCCCGGCCCCAACGCCCTGCTGACCATGCTCGGGCCCGACCGCAACATCGAACGGCTGGAATGGTCGCTGGGCAAGGCGGTCGGCTATGTCGGCGTCACCAGCACCACCGGCGGCAAATTCACCGCCAACCCGACGGCGATGCAGCCGGTGATCGACGCGCTGAAGGCGCGCGGCCTGCTGCTGGTCGATTCCCGCGTCAATCCCAAGAGCGTGGCCGGACCGCTCGCCATGCTGGCCGGTGTGCCGCGGGCGCTGGGCGACCGTGTCATCGACCGCGACCTGTCGCGCGGCGCCATCGACGACCAGTTGCGCGAACTGGAGGAGCTGGCCAGGACGAATGGAGCCGCCGTCGGCTTCGCCTCGCCCTATCCGACGACGATCGAGCGGCTCAATCTGTGGCTGACCGCGCTGGCCGACCGTGGAATCGCGCTCGCTCCGGTATCGGCGGTGGTCAATATCCAGAAATGA
- a CDS encoding nicotinate-nucleotide adenylyltransferase: MRHGPLPSPGSGEGVRSGLKGAPHLYSGPSYAGLTVGILGGSFNPAHEGHRHISLFALKALGLDRVWWMVSPQNPLKSTSGMASLAERLAEARAVAAHPRIEVTAIETALGTRFTADTLAKLQRRFPKTRFVWLMGADNLRQIPRWKHWMRIFDSVAVAVFARPTYSLGALSGKAAQRYTRRRVSVSGVKGLARHRRPAWAFLRNPLHPASATAIRQARAAGS, from the coding sequence TTGCGCCATGGGCCCCTTCCCTCTCCCGGGTCGGGAGAGGGAGTCCGTTCGGGGCTGAAGGGCGCCCCCCACCTCTATTCCGGTCCTTCTTACGCCGGCCTCACCGTCGGCATCCTCGGCGGGTCGTTCAACCCGGCCCATGAGGGGCACCGGCACATCAGCCTGTTCGCGCTGAAGGCGCTGGGGCTCGACCGGGTGTGGTGGATGGTCAGTCCGCAGAACCCGCTCAAATCCACCTCCGGCATGGCCTCGCTCGCCGAACGGCTGGCGGAGGCGCGGGCCGTCGCCGCCCATCCGCGGATCGAGGTGACGGCGATCGAGACGGCGCTCGGCACCCGCTTCACCGCCGACACGCTGGCCAAGCTTCAGCGCCGCTTCCCGAAAACCCGCTTCGTCTGGCTGATGGGGGCGGACAATCTGCGGCAAATTCCGCGCTGGAAGCACTGGATGCGAATCTTCGACTCGGTGGCCGTTGCGGTTTTCGCCCGTCCCACCTATTCTCTTGGAGCGCTGAGCGGCAAGGCCGCCCAGCGTTACACCCGTCGGCGGGTGTCGGTGTCCGGGGTCAAAGGGCTGGCGCGCCACAGGCGGCCGGCCTGGGCGTTCTTACGCAACCCCCTGCACCCGGCCTCGGCGACGGCGATCCGGCAGGCACGGGCCGCCGGGTCGTGA
- the rsfS gene encoding ribosome silencing factor — protein sequence MKPLQEVGAITTHTETAATAPRPAAVPQILEPQDLKALIQASLDADQADDVTVIDLAGKTTFADYMIVASGRNTRHIAAMAMKLAEKLKQAGVRGVEMEGMTQCDWVLVDAGDVIVHLFKPEVRTFYNIEKMWGLELPTPSGTARLSA from the coding sequence GTGAAACCGTTGCAAGAGGTTGGAGCCATCACCACGCACACCGAAACGGCCGCGACCGCTCCGCGGCCAGCCGCCGTTCCCCAGATCCTGGAACCGCAGGACCTGAAGGCGCTCATCCAGGCGTCGCTCGACGCCGACCAGGCGGATGACGTGACCGTCATCGATCTCGCCGGGAAAACCACCTTCGCCGATTACATGATCGTGGCGTCGGGCCGCAACACGCGGCACATCGCCGCCATGGCGATGAAGCTGGCCGAGAAGCTGAAGCAGGCCGGCGTCCGCGGCGTCGAGATGGAAGGCATGACCCAGTGCGACTGGGTGCTGGTCGATGCCGGCGACGTGATCGTCCACCTGTTCAAGCCGGAAGTCCGGACCTTCTACAACATCGAGAAGATGTGGGGTCTGGAGCTGCCGACGCCGTCGGGCACGGCGCGGCTGAGCGCCTGA
- the rlmH gene encoding 23S rRNA (pseudouridine(1915)-N(3))-methyltransferase RlmH has protein sequence MRLWLAAVGRSRGGPTRDLFDEYVGRLVWPFALKEVEVKKRLSSDELKRQEAELLLAAVPSGAVIVALDERGKALPSESFAAKIGDWRDRGAGDLAFLIGGADGHGDAVRARADFLLAFGPMTWPHMLVRGMLAEQLYRAQQILAGHPYHRS, from the coding sequence ATGCGTCTGTGGCTCGCCGCCGTCGGGCGGTCGCGGGGCGGACCGACCCGCGACCTGTTCGACGAGTATGTCGGACGGCTCGTCTGGCCGTTCGCCCTGAAGGAGGTCGAGGTGAAGAAGCGCCTCTCCTCCGACGAATTGAAACGGCAGGAGGCCGAGTTGCTGCTCGCCGCCGTGCCGAGCGGCGCCGTCATCGTGGCGCTGGATGAGCGCGGCAAGGCGCTGCCCAGCGAGAGCTTCGCCGCCAAGATCGGCGATTGGCGCGACCGCGGCGCCGGCGACCTCGCCTTCCTGATCGGCGGTGCCGACGGCCATGGCGACGCGGTGCGGGCGCGGGCCGACTTCCTGCTCGCCTTCGGGCCGATGACCTGGCCCCACATGCTGGTGCGCGGCATGCTTGCGGAGCAACTCTATCGCGCTCAACAAATTCTTGCCGGCCACCCCTATCACAGATCCTGA
- a CDS encoding murein hydrolase activator EnvC family protein, whose product MLSPSPSRFRRAPPSPGAGEGSLAGFILIAGLLLAQPVAAQSEAPKDTLKRVEQQLQTGKQRQQQLERQSQALQTELDTLRGRLITLADQARGQEQTLDQLEDSLTALEAEERDRSAGLDAERQQIATLLAALQRLARIPPEAALARPESPVDTLRSALLLRDAVPALKARADALAQALTGLADTRGKLVEQRSKALAARVALSEKQEEMNRLIARREELSRQTEEERVQVGQRMADLSGQATDLRQLMDRIEAERRAAIEAAARREAERREAERREAAKREAEKREAERRLAAQKEAERKEAERKLAELRAAEQKIAEQKAAEEKRAKDEAAKEAARERELAARSPDGPPAVAGMVLPAAGKVTSRFGEADRFGATSRGVTVQTRAGAAVVAPRGGTIVFAGPFKGYGLILIVEHGNGYHSLIAGLGRIDTAVGRKVASGEPLAVMPPDGNPDLYFELRRNGQPINPQRGFGAPEGKGQG is encoded by the coding sequence TTGCTCTCCCCCTCACCCTCCCGCTTTCGGCGGGCCCCTCCCTCTCCCGGGGCGGGAGAGGGATCGCTCGCCGGCTTCATCCTGATCGCCGGCCTGCTTCTCGCCCAGCCGGTGGCGGCCCAAAGCGAGGCCCCCAAGGACACGCTGAAGCGGGTGGAGCAGCAGCTCCAGACCGGCAAACAGCGCCAGCAGCAGCTGGAACGCCAGTCCCAGGCTCTCCAGACCGAACTGGATACCCTGCGCGGCCGGCTGATCACGCTGGCCGATCAGGCGCGCGGGCAGGAACAGACGCTCGACCAGCTGGAGGACTCGCTCACCGCGCTCGAGGCCGAGGAGCGCGACCGTTCCGCCGGGCTCGACGCCGAGCGCCAGCAGATCGCCACCCTGCTGGCCGCCCTGCAACGGCTGGCCCGCATCCCGCCGGAAGCGGCGCTGGCCCGGCCGGAAAGCCCGGTGGATACGCTGCGCTCCGCCCTGCTGCTGCGCGACGCGGTGCCGGCGCTGAAGGCGCGGGCCGATGCGCTGGCCCAGGCGCTGACCGGGCTGGCCGACACCCGCGGCAAGCTGGTGGAGCAGCGGTCGAAGGCGCTGGCGGCGCGGGTGGCGTTGAGCGAGAAGCAGGAGGAGATGAACCGCCTGATCGCCCGGCGCGAGGAGCTGTCGCGCCAGACGGAGGAGGAGCGCGTCCAGGTCGGCCAGCGCATGGCGGATCTGTCCGGCCAGGCGACCGACCTGCGCCAATTGATGGACCGGATCGAGGCGGAGCGCCGCGCCGCCATCGAGGCCGCCGCCCGCCGCGAAGCCGAACGGCGCGAGGCGGAACGCCGGGAGGCCGCCAAGCGCGAGGCGGAGAAGCGGGAGGCCGAACGCCGCCTCGCCGCTCAGAAGGAAGCCGAGCGCAAGGAGGCCGAACGCAAGCTGGCCGAGCTGCGCGCCGCCGAACAGAAGATCGCCGAACAGAAGGCCGCCGAGGAAAAGCGGGCGAAGGACGAGGCGGCGAAGGAAGCGGCGCGCGAGCGCGAACTGGCCGCCCGCTCCCCCGATGGTCCTCCGGCTGTCGCCGGCATGGTGCTGCCGGCCGCCGGCAAGGTGACCAGCCGCTTCGGCGAGGCCGACCGCTTTGGCGCCACCAGCCGCGGCGTGACGGTGCAGACCCGTGCCGGGGCCGCCGTGGTGGCGCCGCGCGGCGGCACGATCGTGTTCGCCGGCCCCTTCAAGGGCTATGGCCTCATCTTGATCGTGGAACATGGCAACGGATATCATAGTTTGATTGCGGGTTTGGGCCGGATCGACACGGCCGTCGGGCGTAAGGTGGCCAGCGGGGAACCGCTGGCGGTCATGCCGCCGGACGGCAATCCGGATCTCTATTTCGAGCTGCGACGAAACGGTCAGCCGATCAACCCGCAACGCGGGTTCGGCGCCCCGGAGGGGAAAGGACAAGGGTAG
- a CDS encoding glutamate-5-semialdehyde dehydrogenase, whose protein sequence is MSALLETTDALHDQMLTIGRAARAAAAALATAPGPSKDRALRAAAAAIRARAAGIKAANAEDMASARDLSGPLRERLMLDDKRIEAMAKGLEDIADFPDPIGGVLADWTRPNGLRIQRVRVPLGVVGIIYESRPNVTADAGGICLKSGNAAILRGGSESIRSSRAIAACLAQGLREAGLPEAAIQLVPTTDRAAVGHMLTMRDHIDVIIPRGGKSLIQRIADESRVPVIKHLDGNCHVYVGAAADLETARKVVLNAKMRRTSICGAAETLLVDRAIADTALPVLVKDLLDAGCAVRGDAAAQAVDPRVTAVAPEDWDTEYLDAIIACGVVDGVDAAIDHINAHSSHHTESILTEDPAVAERFLSRVDSGIVLWNASTQFADGGEFGMGAEIGISTDKFHARGPVGAEQLTSYKYVVRGDGQTRP, encoded by the coding sequence ATGTCCGCCCTGCTCGAGACCACCGACGCCCTGCATGACCAGATGCTGACCATCGGCCGCGCCGCCCGCGCCGCCGCGGCCGCGCTGGCGACCGCGCCAGGACCGTCGAAGGACCGGGCGCTGCGGGCGGCGGCGGCGGCCATCCGCGCCCGCGCCGCCGGGATCAAGGCCGCCAACGCCGAGGACATGGCCAGCGCCCGCGACCTGTCCGGCCCTCTGCGCGAACGGCTGATGCTGGACGACAAGCGCATCGAGGCGATGGCCAAGGGGCTGGAGGACATCGCCGATTTCCCCGACCCCATCGGCGGCGTGCTGGCCGACTGGACGCGGCCCAACGGCCTGCGCATCCAGCGCGTCCGCGTGCCGCTCGGCGTCGTCGGCATCATCTATGAAAGCCGGCCCAACGTGACGGCGGACGCCGGCGGCATCTGTCTGAAGTCGGGCAACGCCGCCATCCTGCGCGGCGGGTCGGAGAGCATCCGCTCGTCGCGCGCCATCGCCGCCTGTCTGGCCCAGGGCCTGCGCGAGGCCGGACTGCCGGAGGCGGCGATCCAGCTGGTCCCGACCACCGACCGCGCCGCCGTCGGCCATATGCTGACGATGCGCGATCACATCGACGTCATCATCCCGCGCGGCGGCAAGTCGCTGATCCAGCGCATCGCCGACGAGAGCCGGGTGCCGGTGATCAAGCATCTCGACGGCAACTGCCATGTCTATGTCGGTGCCGCCGCCGATCTGGAGACGGCGCGCAAGGTGGTGCTGAACGCCAAGATGCGCCGCACCTCGATCTGTGGCGCCGCCGAGACGCTGCTGGTCGACCGCGCCATCGCCGACACGGCTCTGCCTGTTCTGGTCAAGGACCTGCTGGACGCCGGCTGCGCCGTGCGCGGCGACGCGGCGGCCCAGGCGGTCGACCCCCGCGTCACGGCGGTGGCGCCGGAGGATTGGGACACCGAGTATCTCGACGCCATCATCGCCTGTGGCGTGGTGGACGGGGTGGATGCGGCGATCGACCACATCAACGCCCACAGCTCCCACCACACCGAATCGATCCTGACCGAGGATCCGGCGGTGGCGGAGCGCTTCCTGTCGCGGGTGGACAGCGGCATCGTGCTGTGGAACGCCTCGACCCAGTTCGCCGACGGCGGCGAGTTCGGCATGGGGGCGGAGATCGGCATCTCCACCGACAAGTTCCACGCCCGCGGCCCGGTGGGTGCGGAGCAGCTGACCAGCTACAAGTATGTCGTGCGCGGCGATGGCCAGACGCGGCCCTGA